One stretch of Brettanomyces nanus chromosome 4, complete sequence DNA includes these proteins:
- a CDS encoding uncharacterized protein (EggNog:ENOG41), with protein MPHLNSGYGSQPPSSKTSRHSPTSPDIFKIARSLSKIAFLFPTSVRMQHLTVKKGSSWLQFDDIVLSLNLEWLEKTMLFSFHNDASLLRIDGFPCFQNAKILIRGEIPFVKSDVLIDNMSVSVSTNKLSLDTDNAAIFLKNLRSKTSPDSESAAPIDTVPSSHSSVKISSILHKIRVLDISFSFDSLNISTKYSDFLLTGLFVRIDHKSPDDLELKDYASGDLHKLTLAVTTFEMAPRALLDTKVRAEFITIASVINIGETCRAFEKINDESLAKVFEDEEDSFLVRSVFTITEVSTTSTLDDLLTLLMAKPAKKTKTNEREKSCSSSILKANLLTLTRKIKVKFQILSSSLFLHLSDDIRLQLTVDDARVDSLTSEGPSLFESDCNYNAIKPLTFASRNIQLRAIEGTLKTKLLELDKFDLVVSISLENSMLYIDDVRIDANQIEILFEEIRIFKKLTKVAQTIDIDPERYHSSENSSSGILPVVKHFRIHIRRLRFAACFQNPVHFYNGVDQSDLNKFERGFSIQTRDICVSTTATAATFSLRELNCYLIRDFHSKRSLGRLPRIANLTKITSKYQFDSKTLCLTFPKIDMSISIEVVWSMLFAMKVIQGVIPRIKPSSKVVSDSVASKETSSKKLSLRIDLLMLKLCLPSDIDLALEVSSLITSENDGKFKAVRLYVTNPHSPKNWSPLVVLTRGVFKKPGDVIDVAFDSMRLEMPFEYVFYDTFDNARAFQKSLAQLRHNFKDLMRVDDNDKSFKVDIIPPSKVDKPLEFPNICIRAKELEFCMHDDPFEAKLTRCFLLGQIEQKLRIAKLSSFSKYEKAIQEKLQERYTSLIFERGIANKPKSDEVALKEYSLYLKDCHEFIELPKGRLLANLSESWIMRLANARNFNYEDDAHRMSDPLVRREFLEKYPLMVSGGIPPLFSLRISELSLKLGKPSFGLANYPEFLYQTGDKIPKDMEYGILVPVNVDLQCSDLEFQIKDYPLPLLAFGGSSTDTAKSIRICGDLAIIEQMYIPEEIRYNFVPFVTQYSNPNHTDNLYAFHISRTMTNIKFVTDLDVQVDSSRATVISWASAVQPALVYAMNSFDVFSKPPIDISLPTGFWDKIPLMLHCKWTFHCTNGIHLFIKAGQSPYDYIGNSAGFLFKWEDNVVLKINSTGKSEDFLIIESEKFEMAIPTFHISSPEQLIYSRSGSGREYSVRKTIIRLQNKPVTWRLGFSFERNRDSMTSGHAGFVPRSSEFKPHYLVRLKNPATFKNDSERRNHDSYEGWRSEYIHLAVSVSSACNNLSLETHNAAHLTPLSFSQFLRWWNTFHQGLGLPIKMGKLFDTTDMLSPRVKSPKFGAHLFSISYQLCVRPVYLAHLYRHTVDLRANSKISYTGIKSLVQGLLIDLHQSKTGVIGRNENNEDVIKELCLKMRKGIIDFENADLRIITAEFHETSAAGMLANEYGIKGNESSGRSSFDDFSTFSSSANSQDNSGNEWFDKDDFVELDVIPSAEDVPRWRMIPLASSPRFYYVRDLGKTMFEFPFDDVQSRTHDCQLTTRDFSEEAGNLAEARISELRQILNEKRSLKTHTDIVNGQIKDLEHRLVKLESLKEKFKEGVFPRRDEMENESIVETRQKSQNGASTENDGLFRCVSTTSSYLSTSIASTGNMKSDTASTYRNRFIVYKVDVLWDEKTKNRFLNYVDKVSGRRSLVFSMSHKAIRLADDLSAMDERGRRDLPPQTSDYESELQQSATLIENFDEILHGTKGISNAFVEDSYLLKFIFPQLRISGTDNSCLSAMSNEVIIKHSTVGSRGRSGADISIETRSGITISDAYMYVLEKEKALRNEYEFFTPNDRAWPPKLPFEMYYSSDALSDYTVIRNFTAGALIVKPNELHCSKEGGCDSKALKESVRIVAPTVHITANSRQYATILDCALSLIKFEKTESQKMRETVKNFVKFSETEDLNDIASRIQSLQQEARQLDRCKGILRISDSDIYKKNSTSINIQLEKIALTLNALVGYLQQTKSVKYQDSFDVRHLVFSAFSIELELLDDDGFTFLQLSAVDTYYGTTQRPDGASQNQVCIYDFIACDKTADAKYDTVISRFQRTEKPLCFVDWSLLAPVGGITVIEHRTIDMAPMRLQLDYMLAQKIYRFAFPKSCMEIGSKELLDGDNSESNVEDLFDDVSLTSTDSYSSDFVGSSASSSIFTQSTDDPGSVAHSFAMNKVNNNSNSSSSDNGGGKMHKSLSRILKRSKTRAVSTRSNSSFGECKNRLKLSKNKTGEEMHDDNMTEMQRRAKLYMLGNLITINPTSLCLTFKGKGKLKIINVTDMVLEIPKIELENRILSTEELLALFRIKVLRIALKNIPGFIQGKFRRNDGKNEGETTLSSVIKSVGSFADPDMVIAENHSHQHRKFLDPDLLEPEMEEPRRRNSKSHHISLKSLQMKD; from the exons ATGCCTC ATCTAAACTCGGGTTATGGATCTCAGCCGCCATCGAGCAAGACATCGAGACACTCACCTACCTCTCctgatatcttcaaaattgCACGATCACTATCCAAAATTGCGTTTCTTTTCCCTACATCCGTTAGAATGCAACATCTCACAGTCAAAAAGGGCTCGTCTTGGCTACAATTCGACGATATCGTTCTATCTTTGAACCTAGAATGGTTGGAGAAGACAATgctattttcttttcataACGATGCCTCTCTGTTACGTATTGATGGTTTTCCTTGTTTCCAGAATGCAAAAATATTGATCAGAGGGGAAATTCCATTTGTCAAGTCTGACGTTCTTATTGACAATATGTCTGTATCTGTTAGTACAAACAAGCTTTCACTCGATACAGATAATGCCGctatcttcttgaagaacttaCGGTCCAAAACTTCCCCTGATTCGGAATCCGCTGCCCCGATTGATACAGTGCCATCGTCGCATTCTTCTGTAAAGATATCGTCCATCCTCCATAAGATCAGGGTCCTTGACATATCATTTTCCTTTGACAGCCTTAATATCAGCACCAAGTATTCAGATTTCCTTCTGACAGGTCTTTTTGTTCGAATCGATCACAAATCTCCTGATGAtttggagttgaaagaTTACGCTTCTGGTGACCTTCACAAGCTGACACTTGCAGTGACCACCTTCGAGATGGCTCCAAGGGCTCTTCTTGATACCAAGGTTCGTGCAGAATTCATCACGATTGCTAGTGTGATTAATATAGGGGAGACATGTCGGGCATTCGAGAAAATCAATGACGAAAGTTTAGCCAAAGTGTTTGAAGACGAGGAggattcttttcttgttaGGAGTGTTTTCACCATTACCGAAGTATCTACCACCTCTACGTTGGATGATCTGCTGACACTATTGATGGCAAAACCAGCCAAAAAAACCAAGACCAATGAACGAGAAAAGTcttgttcatcttctaTTCTCAAAGCCAACCTTCTAACTTTGACCAGGAAGATAAAGGTAAAGTTTCAGATTTTGAGCTCCTCACTGTTCCTTCATCTATCAGACGACATCAGACTACAATTGACAGTTGATGATGCTCGTGTGGATTCATTAACTAGTGAAGGACCGTCATTATTTGAGAGCGATTGCAACTACAATGCCATCAAGCCACTAACTTTTGCGTCTAGAAATATTCAACTAAGGGCCATTGAAGGTACTTTGAAAACTAAGCTTTTAGAGCTTGATAAGTTTGATCTTGTTGTGTCCATTAGTTTGGAGAACTCCATGCTTTATATAGATGATGTTCGAATAGATGCGAACCAGATCGAGATCTTGTTCGAAGAGATTCGTATATTCAAAAAGTTGACTAAAGTTGCACAGACAATTGACATCGATCCAGAACGATACCATAGCTCTgaaaactcatcatcaggCATTTTGCCGGTTGTCAAGCACTTTCGGATTCACATTAGAAGGCTTAGGTTTGCCGCATGCTTTCAGAATCCCGTTCATTTCTACAATGGTGTGGATCAGTCGGATTTGAACAAGTTCGAACGGGGTTTCTCTATTCAGACACGCGATATATGTGTATCCACAACTGCTACTGCTGCAACTTTCTCCTTAAGAGAGTTGAATTGCTACTTGATTAGAGATTTCCATTCCAAAAGGTCTTTGGGCAGATTGCCACGGATAGCTAACTTGACTAAGATAACCAGTAAGTACCAGTTCGATTCAAAGACATTGTGTTTAACTTTTCCTAAGATTGATATGTCAATTTCCATTGAAGTGGTGTGGTCCATGCTGTTTGCCATGAAGGTGATTCAGGGGGTTATTCCTAGAATAAAACCCTCCTCGAAGGTTGTGTCTGATTCCGTCGCTTCTAAAGAGACATCTTCCAAAAAGCTTTCCTTGCGTATTGACCTTTTAATGCTTAAATTGTGCCTTCCCTCTGATATTGACCTTGCATTGGAGGTGAGTTCATTGATTACATCTGAGAACGATGGTAAATTCAAGGCCGTAAGGTTATATGTGACGAATCCACATTCTCCTAAAAACTGGAGTCCGCTGGTTGTCCTAACTCGTGGAGTTTTCAAGAAGCCGGGAGATGTCATAGATGTGGCATTTGACTCTATGAGGCTTGAAATGCCTTTCGAATACGTGTTCTATGACACCTTTGATAACGCTAGAGCATTCCAGAAGTCCTTGGCCCAGTTACGACACAACTTCAAGGACCTCATGCGTGTTGATGATAACGATAAGAGTTTCAAAGTGGACATCATTCCACCTTCTAAAGTGGACAAGCCTCTGGAGTTTCCGAATATTTGTATCCGTGCCAAGGAACTTGAATTTTGTATGCATGACGATCCATTCGAGGCCAAGCTCACAAGATGTTTTCTTTTGGGACAGATTGAACAGAAGCTTAGAATTGCCAAACTGAGTAGCTTTAGCAAGTATGAAAAAGCTATTCAAGAAAAGCTCCAAGAACGGTATACATCATTGATATTTGAAAGGGGTATTGCCAATAAACCAAAATCCGACGAAGTAGCTCTCAAGGAATACTCTTTGTACTTGAAGGACTGCCACGAATTCATTGAACTTCCGAAGGGAAGATTGCTTGCTAATTTAAGTGAATCCTGGATCATGCGTTTGGCCAATGCACGCAATTTCAACTACGAGGATGATGCTCATAGAATGAGCGATCCCCTAGTTCGTAGAGAGTTCTTGGAAAAGTATCCTTTGATGGTCTCTGGAGGGATTCCTCCATTATTCAGTCTCAGAATTAGTGAGTTGAGCCTTAAGCTTGGCAAGCCTTCATTTGGCTTAGCCAATTACCCCGAATTCCTCTATCAAACTGGCGATAAAATCCCAAAGGATATGGAATATGGTATATTGGTTCCTGTCAACGTTGACCTTCAGTGCTCCGATTTGGAGTTTCAGATCAAGGACTATCCACTTCCGTTGTTGGCCTTTGGAGGTTCTTCTACAGACACAGCTAAATCTATTCGAATTTGTGGAGACCTCGCCATTATAGAGCAAATGTACATTCCGGAAGAAATTCGATACAACTTTGTTCCTTTCGTCACCCAGTATAGCAATCCTAACCATACCGACAATTTGTATGCGTTCCATATCTCCCGTACAATGACAAACATTAAGTTTGTGACCGATTTGGATGTTCAGGTGGACTCTTCTCGGGCAACGGTTATTTCTTGGGCCTCGGCAGTACAACCGGCATTGGTTTATGCGATGAACAGTTTTGATGTCTTCTCCAAACCCCCTATCGATATCAGTTTACCGACTGGTTTTTGGGACAAGATTCCACTTATGCTTCATTGCAAATGGACCTTCCATTGCACTAATGGTATACATCTATTCATTAAGGCTGGCCAATCTCCGTACGATTACATTGGAAATTCAGCAggttttctcttcaaatggGAGGATAATGTTGTGCTAAAGATCAATAGTACAGGAAAATCTGAAGATTTCTTGATAAttgaaagtgaaaagtttgaaatGGCAATTCCTACGTTCCATATTTCATCCCCAGAGCAACTAATTTACAGCAGGAGCGGAAGTGGACGGGAATACTCTGTTCGCAAAACGATAATAAGGCTTCAGAACAAACCTGTCACCTGGCGGCTAGGCTTTTCATTTGAAAGGAATAGAGACTCGATGACTTCTGGTCATGCAGGATTTGTTCCTCGTTCTTCTGAATTTAAACCTCATTACCTTGTGCGCCTCAAAAATCCAGCTACGTTTAAAAATGACTCTGAAAGGCGGAATCACGACTCGTACGAAGGATGGAGAAGTGAATACATTCATTTAGCCGTGTCTGTTTCCTCCGCTTGCAATAATCTCTCACTCGAGACGCATAATGCAGCACATCTTACTCCTCTCTCATTTTCTCAGTTCTTGCGTTGGTGGAATACATTCCATCAGGGATTGGGACTTCCAATCAAGATGGGAAAATTGTTTGACACCACAGATATGCTTAGTCCCAGAGTGAAATCACCTAAATTTGGAGCTCATTTATTCTCTATCAGTTATCAGCTATGTGTGAGGCCAGTTTATCTTGCGCACTTATATCGACACACTGTTGACTTACGTGCCAACAGTAAGATCTCATACACAGGCATCAAGTCACTTGTACAGGGATTACTTATAGATTTGCATCAGAGTAAAACGGGAGTCATTGGCAGAAATGAGAACAATGAGGACGTGATCAAAGAACTTTGCCTTAAGATGAGGAAAGGAATTATCGATTTTGAGAACGCAGACTTAAGGATTATCACTGCCGAGTTTCACGAAACCTCCGCTGCTGGTATGCTAGCAAACGAATATGGAATAAAGGGCAACGAAAGCAGTGGAAGATCATCGTTTGACGACTTTTCTACCTTCTCATCGTCGGCAAATTCCCAAGATAATTCCGGTAACGAATGGTTTGACAAGGATGATTTTGTCGAGCTTGATGTTATACCATCGGCTGAGGATGTTCCAAGATGGAGAATGATTCCATTGGCATCATCTCCACGGTTTTACTACGTAAGAGATCTTGGTAAAACCATGTTTGAGTTCCCGTTTGATGATGTTCAGAGTAGGACTCACGACTGCCAGCTTACCACGCGGGATTTTTCAGAAGAGGCTGGAAATCTTGCTGAAGCTAGAATATCCGAACTCAGACAGATTCTCAATGAGAAGAGGTCATTGAAAACCCATACAGATATTGTGAATGGCCAGATAAAGGACTTGGAGCATCGTCTTGTCAAACTAGAAagcttgaaagagaagtttaaAGAGGGAGTTTTCCCACGGCGTGACGAGATGGAGAATGAAAGTATAGTAGAGACCAGACAAAAGAGCCAGAATGGTGCCAGTACTGAAAATGATGGACTTTTCCGGTGTGTGTCGACCACCTCTTCGTATCTTTCGACTTCTATCGCTTCTACTGGAAACATGAAATCGGATACTGCATCGACCTACAGGAATCGGTTTATTGTATATAAGGTGGATGTCCTCTGGGAtgagaagacgaagaacAGGTTCCTGAATTATGTGGATAAGGTTTCAGGTCGTCGGTCTTTAGTATTTAGTATGAGTCACAAAGCCATTCGTTTAGCAGATGATTTGAGTGCTATGGATGAAAGGGGCAGGAGGGATCTTCCACCTCAAACGAGCGATTACGAATCCGAGCTTCAGCAATCTGCAACATTGATAGAGAACTTTGATGAGATATTGCATGGCACAAAGGGTATTAGCAATGCTTTTGTGGAGGATAGCTACTTGTTGAAGTTCATATTTCCTCAGCTCAGAATTAGTGGTACTGATAACAGCTGTCTTTCGGCGATGTCTAACGAGGTGATCATAAAACATTCTACCGTAGGATCACGTGGTCGCAGTGGTGCAGATATTTCTATCGAGACTAGAAGTGGGATCACCATTTCAGATGCCTATATGTATGTCcttgagaaggagaaagcCTTACGAAACGAATACGAGTTTTTCACGCCAAATGATCGAGCCTGGCCCCCCAAACTTCCATTTGAAATGTACTATTCGTCTGATGCATTGAGTGATTATACTGTGATAAGGAACTTCACTGCCGGGGCTCTTATAGTAAAGCCGAACGAGCTTCATTGCTCGAAAGAGGGGGGATGCGATAGTAAGGCGTTGAAGGAGAGCGTTCGGATTGTTGCTCCAACTGTTCATATTACTGCGAATAGTAGGCAGTACGCTACCATTTTGGACTGTGCCTTGTCGTTGAtaaaatttgaaaaaacAGAGTCTCAAAAGATGCGGGAAACTGTGAAGAACTTCGTCAAGTTTTCTGAAACGGAGGATCTTAATGATATAGCCAGTAGGATCCAGAGTCTACAGCAGGAAGCTCGGCAGTTGGATAGATGCAAAGGTATTTTACGAATATCAGACAGCGATATTTATAAAAAGAACAGTACCTCTATCAACATTCAGCTAGAGAAGATAGCTCTAACTTTGAATGCGTTGGTTGGTTATTTGCAGCAGACCAAGTCAGTCAAGTACCAAGACTCGTTCGATGTGAGACATTTGGTATTCAGTGCATTTAGTATTGAACTAGAGTTATTAGATGACGATGGATTTACATTTTTGCAACTCAGCGCAGTTGATACTTACTATGGCACTACACAGAGGCCCGATGGAGCCAGTCAGAACCAGGTTTGCATTTATGACTTTATAGCATGTGACAAGACCGCGGATGCCAAGTATGATACGGTGATTTCGAGGTTTCAGAGGACTGAAAAACCGTTGTGTTTTGTAGATTGGAGCTTACTAGCTCCCGTTGGTGGAATTACGGTGATTGAACATAGAACTATCGATATGGCACCAATGAGATTGCAGTTAGACTACATGCTTGCTCAGAAGATATATAGATTTGCATTTCCTAAGAGCTGCATGGAAATAGGCTCCAAGGAGCTACTGGATGGCGATAATTCCGAATCGAACGTGGAAGATTTGTTTGACGATGTTTCGCTCACTTCTACGGATTCATACAGCTCTGACTTTGTTGGCTCGTCTGCAAGTTCGTCAATTTTCACGCAATCGACCGATGATCCCGGCAGTGTTGCCCATAGCTTTGCTATGAATAAGGTCAACAACAATAGCAATAGTAGCAGCAGCGATAACGGCGGGGGTAAGATGCATAAAAGCTTGAGCAGAATCTTGAAAAGGTCAAAGACCCGAGCTGTTTCTACACGTAGCAATTCTTCGTTTGGTGAATGCAAGAACAGATTAAAGCTTTCTAAAAATAAGACTGGAGAAGAGATGCACGACGATAATATGACGGAGATGCAGAGACGTGCCAAACTTTACATGCTTGGAAACTTGATCACCATCAATCCTACAAGTTTATGTTTAACGTTTAAAGGTAAAGGAAAGCTGAAGATTATCAATGTGACCGATATGGTTCTTGAGATCCCAAAGATCGAGCTCGAAAACAGAATCTTATCCACGGAGGAGCTTCTTGCTCTGTTCCGAATCAAGGTGCTGAGAATcgctttgaagaatattccCGGGTTCATTCAAGGAAAGTTTAGAAGGAACGATGGGaagaatgaaggagaaactACACTCAGCTCAGTTATCAAGTCTGTGGGTTCATTTGCTGACCCTGATATGGTAATAGCAGAAAATCACTCCCATCAGCATCGAAAATTTCTTGATCCGGATTTGCTTGAACCAGAAATGGAGGAGCCTAGAAGACGAAATTCGAAAAGTCATCATATTAGCCTCAAGTCTTTACAGATGAAGGACTGA
- a CDS encoding uncharacterized protein (BUSCO:EOG09340H9V), giving the protein MDFIKDIANRAQKILDNGNTSKRLTKAELLRRRFKLPDSEAIIDESLVELRVSSSYLRARIERMAKLGVSIDGPTTFNGRLTLTDNYLVFEDSYNSIVCSFVIELPMVQRIQRIHRAYDFSIALLTTNGLEITLKFIGIKSQCEMYGQKLIHLLKDKLSDVKAMNEFRKSLYSEYLLSKNNCNTLEVNGAPEGGLGWVFKFPGNAQKLRDRLKMKKWFDFFRENGRNFAMVHNILFHKLVSYGLPNKLRGELWETCCGSIYLRYMHNDEYNTILVEHDGEGSLAIEEIEKDLNRSLPEYPAYQNPEGINRLRRVLTAYSWKNPDVGYCQAMNIVTAALLIYMSEEQVFWCLTVLCDKIIPGYYSRTMYGVLLDQKVLEALFVKTLPSLGEHFSSHDIQLSIVSLPWFLSFFLSTMPLIYAFRVVDMMLLHGPKVLFQVALAVVRVNGEALLKCEDDGECIAVFKDYFASLDDMEMSLLHQDRMRPKFDNLWEVAFREFSVIDDKVIEQLRNKFKNEVFQGIETFVKRAELRNLPKAHNLTNEQLSNIYDRYYSALIEGAENPPDRSASTMDFNHFEVFMGQLVDWINAGEITRKHTEFLKRLYEHWSNNEGIMNLETLIMGLDKIMDKDIMNSLSNFIALYDDKGTGKIEKDVVIQLAEDLIFITTPWREGLVFDDITNQAIEAEIAKKIVERRELLKKQGVEISDDDDIRLPNEVKFNEEKWQGRQAERYMKSSSNFLRMIFQYAQPVEDSNEPLIDLGETDKGNESVKHNMALDPSRPVYITPSTFRMVILADDTYESFFRTQFYKSFHVDEKINKNVGVVDNLRGMLNNFLADGRRVAVQVRKRMDEATKNTKSSADGRAGAVSSSASMSSKSNRSRASSSINYNDDDDDDDDDDDEDDFGNFVGVGYDDLGDIPTGGNEMSVLHDLKDAEKETQLAHSLKAAKLE; this is encoded by the coding sequence ATGgatttcatcaaagacATTGCCAACAGGGCACAAAAGATACTAGATAATGGTAACACGTCGAAAAGATTGACCAAGGCAGAGTTACTGAGAAGGAGGTTCAAACTTCCAGACTCCGAGGCCATCATAGATGAATCTCTAGTGGAATTGAGAGTGTCATCAAGCTATCTACGTGCCCGCATTGAACGAATGGCAAAATTAGGAGTTTCAATTGATGGTCCCACTACGTTTAACGGGAGACTTACATTGACGGACAATTACCTTGTATTTGAGGATTCTTACAATTCTATAGTGTGTTCATTTGTTATAGAGCTACCGATGGTTCAACGGATTCAACGAATACATCGAGCCTACGATTTTTCCATTGCTCTACTGACGACAAATGGATTGGAAATCACTCTCAAATTCATAGGAATCAAGTCTCAATGTGAGATGTATGGACAAAAGCTCATTCATCTGCTTAAGGATAAGCTTTCCGATGTGAAGGCTATGAATGAATTCCGTAAGAGTCTCTATTCAGAGTATTTACTTTCAAAGAACAATTGTAACACCTTGGAGGTCAATGGAGCTCCGGAAGGTGGCCTAGGATGGGTATTCAAGTTCCCTGGCAATGCTCAGAAGCTTAGAGATCGGctcaagatgaagaaatggtTTGACTTCTTCAGGGAAAATGGTCGAAACTTTGCTATGGTTCATAATATTCTCTTTCATAAGCTTGTCAGTTATGGATTACCCAATAAATTGAGAGGGGAACTTTGGGAAACGTGCTGTGGATCTATCTATCTCAGGTATATGCACAATGACGAGTATAACACGATTCTTGTTGAGCATGATGGTGAGGGTTCTTTAGcgattgaagaaattgaaaaagattTGAATAGATCTTTGCCGGAGTATCCGGCCTATCAGAATCCTGAAGGTATTAACAGATTGCGTCGGGTTCTAACTGCTTATTCGTGGAAGAACCCTGATGTGGGTTACTGTCAGGCAATGAACATTGTGACGGCTGCCTTACTGATTTATATGTCTGAGGAACAAGTGTTTTGGTGCTTAACTGTGTTATGTGATAAGATAATTCCTGGCTATTATTCCAGAACTATGTATGGTGTGTTATTGGACCAGAAGGTGCTTGAAGCTCTTTTTGTCAAGACTCTTCCATCTTTGGGCGAGCATTTCAGCTCTCACGATATTCAATTGTCGATTGTTTCGTTACCGTGgtttctttcctttttcttgagCACGATGCCTCTCATATATGCATTCAGAGTGGTAGACATGATGCTTTTACATGGTCCTAAAGTATTATTCCAAGTTGCTCTAGCTGTTGTTAGAGTTAATGGCGAAGCACTTCTCAAAtgtgaagatgatggtgaATGCATTGCCGTTTTCAAAGATTATTTTGCgtctttggatgatatgGAAATGTCGTTGCTTCACCAGGATCGTATGAGACCCAAGTTTGATAATCTTTGGGAAGTTGCATTCAGAGAATTCTCTGTTATAGATGATAAAGTTATTGAACAACTGAGAAATAAATTCAAGAATGAGGTTTTCCAGGGCATAGAGACGTTTGTAAAACGTGCCGAACTCCGAAACTTGCCGAAGGCCCACAATTTAACAAACGAGCAGTTATCAAACATTTATGACAGATACTATAGTGCTTTGATTGAGGGTGCAGAAAACCCACCGGATAGAAGTGCCAGCACGATGGATTTCAATCATTTCGAAGTTTTCATGGGCCAATTGGTTGATTGGATTAATGCTGGTGAAATAACTCGGAAGCACACAgaattcttgaaaagactcTATGAGCACTGGTCAAATAACGAAGGAATCATGAATCTTGAAACCCTTATTATGGGGTTGGATAAAATTATGGATAAGGATATCATGAACTCTCTTTCCAACTTTATTGCTCTATATGACGATAAAGGTACtggaaagattgaaaaagatgTGGTAATTCAGTTGGCTGAagatctcatcttcatcaccacACCATGGAGGGAGGGATTGGTCTTTGATGACATAACGAACCAAGCAATTGAGGCTGAGATAGCTAAAAAGATAGTGGAGCGGAGGGAACTGTTGAAAAAGCAAGGAGTAGAAATTagcgatgatgacgatatcAGGCTCCCGAATGAAGTCAAATTTAACGAGGAGAAGTGGCAGGGAAGACAGGCTGAGAGATATATGAAATCGAgctccaacttcttgagaatGATCTTTCAGTATGCACAACCTGTAGAGGATTCCAACGAGCCCTTGATTGATCTTGGTGAGACTGATAAGGGAAATGAAAGTGTTAAACACAACATGGCATTGGATCCTTCTCGTCCTGTTTACATCACACCATCGACATTCAGGATGGTCATTCTTGCAGATGACACCTATGAATCATTTTTCCGCACGCAGTTCTATAAATCGTTCCACGTGGACGAGAAGATCAACAAAAATGTAGGCGTTGTGGACAATTTGAGAGGTATGCTCAATAATTTCTTAGCCGATGGTAGACGAGTGGCTGTTCAAGTAAGAAAGCGTATGGATGAAGCTACAAAGAATACCAAATCTTCTGCAGATGGAAGGGCAGGTGCAGTAAGTAGCAGTGCATCTATGAGCAGCAAATCTAACAGATCCCGTGCATCAAGCTCTATAAACtacaatgatgatgatgatgatgacgatgacgacgacgacgagGATGACTTCGGTAATTTCGTGGGAGTTGGATATGATGACTTAGGTGACATTCCAACAGGTGGAAACGAAATGAGCGTGTTGCATGATTTAAAGGATGCCGAAAAAGAGACACAGTTGGCTCATAGTTTAAAGGCTGCTAAACTAGagtga